Proteins encoded within one genomic window of Hermetia illucens chromosome 2, iHerIll2.2.curated.20191125, whole genome shotgun sequence:
- the LOC119649661 gene encoding teneurin-m isoform X5 yields the protein MNRMNGRGNPNDLNVDFEPSCLVRTPSGNVYIPSGNLNINKGSPVDYKSGSACSTPTKETLKGYDRNCIGPVLPPRSVMGSMPSHHHYSAPMNFRKGILAHCSSRCIAIVSISIVILLIVLFLLLTVFGVLVWSPASPCTVIVEDDAQISAARSTNSISNRFSNTSLHQKAGQNSVESTSSTVISSSTTSSSGVTNNRGGNKLLPKKRAKRFRRSLRDQHVTTTDESFTLSVTTDPDLLSSFPSSSTIDESVTNTFTTNLITNDMEGSTLEYESQDTLTYPASNTVTSKSSHTDSFFESNKAKKESNSIFPYYENGELDIVNLNDTSNHSISNYYQYASINHSKPSELEVKTLMPPSSQKHIKSKFESESEKVDSAIDINQTKPPDRLLNTIDLTPHHSGKRILVNVSIATDSGSGSNSHALYFFHVSVPDTESDAIKRTENKSEKEHVCPSEAPPPIPQCPCECERTKTTPKSIGPNYESVLSTQLPNKASNNDPHVTDSEFSTKTSPDRENTVCSEAPILILEGARTFPARSFPPDGTTFGQITLGQKLTKEIQPYSYWNMQFYQSEPAYVKFDYSIPRGASIGVYGRRNALPTHTQYHFKEVLSGFNARTQRSTHPSVVREVTRFLESGHWFISLYNDDGDAQEVTFYAAIAEDMTQNCPNGCSGNGQCLLGHCQCNPGFGGDDCSESVCPVLCSQHGEYINGECICNPGWKGKECSLRHDECEVADCSGHGHCKSGNCQCLRGFKGNFCEEVDCPHPTCSGHGFCANGTCICKKGWKGPDCGTMDQDALQCLPDCSTHGSFDLDKQICMCESRWTGDDCSKELCDLDCGQHGKCLGETCTCDNGWGGEYCNTKLCDARCNEHGQCKNGTCLCVTGWNGKHCTIEGCPNGCLNHGQCRVSGEGQWECRCYEGWDGPDCGIAVELSCGDNKDNDKDGLVDCEDPECCASHVCKSTQLCVSAPKPIDVLLRKQPPAITASFFERMKFLIDESSLQNYAKLETFNESVFWNYFNASRSAVIRGRVVTSLGMGLVGVRVSTATPLEGFTLTRDDGWFDLMVNGGGAVTLRFGRSPFRPQTRIVQVPWNEVVIIDVVSMSTAENNYTQSITHTCFSHDYDTMKPVVLASWKHGFQGACPDRSAILAESQVVQESIQIPGAGLNLVYHSSRAAGYLSTIKLQLTPDQVPKTLHLIHLRITIEGILFERVFEADPGIKFTYAWNRLNIYRQRVYGVTTAVVKVGYQYSDCQDIIWDVQTTKLSGHDMSISEIGGWNLDIHHRYNFHEGILQKGDGSNIYLKHKPRVIITTMGDGHQRPLECSDCNGVASKQRLLAPVALASSADGSLYVGDFNYIRRIMTDGTVKTVVKLNATRVSYRYHMALSPLDGTLYISDPESHQIIRVRDKDDFTDPEHNWEPIVGSGERCLPGDEAHCGDGAQARDAKLSYPKGIAITSDNTLYFADGTNIRMVDRDGIVTTLIGNHMHKSHWKPIPCEGTLKLEEMHLRWPTELAVNPLDDTLHIIDDHMILRMTPDGRVRIVSGRPLHCATGSVNFDNDLATHATLVMPQSIAFGPMGDLYVAESDSQRINRIRVIGTDGKIVLFAGAESKCNCLERGCDCFEADHYLATNAKFNTIAALSVTPDGYVHVADQANYRIRSVMSSIPEAGPSREYEIYAPDSQEIYVFNRFGQHIATRNILTGEVTYTFTYNVNTSNGKLSTVTDAAQNKIFLLRDYTSQVNSIENTKGQKCRLRMTRMKMLHELNTPENYNVTFEYHGPTGLLKTKIDSTGRSNVYNYDEFGRLTSAVTPTGRVIDLSFDLSIKGATIKILENSQKEVSMLIQGSSVVVQNGEALTKTIVDADGGTTSITPWSHSVQMEVVPYTILSEISPMIGESYPVPAKQRTEIGGDLANRFEWRYFSRRSQAGKGNKAQRMSGSSTQVGRKLRVNGENILTFEYDRDTSSVSIYVEDKQELLNVTYDRTARPVSFKPQSGEYAPVELEFDRFGRLVSWKWGNLEETYIFDRSGRLNEIKYGDGSSTIYSFKDMIGTLPLKITTPRRSDYLLQYDDTGALQSLTTPRGHIHSFSLQTSLGFFKYQYYSPLNRHPFEILYNDEGQILAKIHPHQSGKVVFVYDNAGRLETILAGLSSTRYVYQETSGLTKSVEVQEPGFELRRDFKYHAGILKDEKLRFGSKNSLASAHFKYQYDGNARLNAIEVEVYEKILPVMRFKYNQNLGNLEAINDFKISRNAFNRTVVQDSAKQFFIITDFDEHGRVKSVLMNIKSFDVFRLELDYDLRNRIKSHKTTFGRSTSYDKINYNADGHVMEVIGTNNWKYIYDENGNIVGSMDEGDKVNFGYDIGDRVIQVGEVELYNYDSRGFVIRRGEQKYRYNNRGQLIHAFERDKFQIWYYYDDKARLVAWHDDKGNITQYYYTNPNTPSLVTHLHYPKSGETMRFVYDDRQMLIAIETADQRYYVATDQNGSPLAFFDVSGSIVKEIKRSPFGKIIKDSNPDLYVPVDFHGGILDPNSRLVYLERRLYDPTVGQWLTPLWEILATEMILPSDVFIYRFHNNDPVNPKEPFNYMIDIESWLRLFGFDIRKIQSSKYRQEQQQYKPQSTIKSSFLAPDFGVMSGLQCIVEKIDEKFSDFDFIPKPLLKMEPKTRNLLPRIAYRRGVFGEGVLISKIGERAMVSVVDGSNSVVQDVVSSVFNNSFFLDIHFSIHDQDVFYFIKDNVLKLRDDMEELRRLGGMFNISAHEVSDHGGAEAKELRLHGPDVVVIIKYGVDPEQEKHRILKHAHKRAVERAWELEKQLVAAGYQGRGDWTEEEKEELISHGDVDGWIGVDIHSIHKYPQLADDPGNIAFQRDAKRKRRKTGFHKVRRYAIT from the exons ATGAATCGTATGAATGGTCGGGGTAATCCAAATGATTTAAATGTCGATTTTGAACCGTCTTGTTTAGTTAGAACACCGTCTGGAAACGTTTATATTCCAAGTGGTAATTTAA ATATTAATAAGGGATCTCCTGTAGATTACAAAAGTGGATCGGCGTGTTCAACGCCTACGAAGGAAACGTTAAAAGGTTACGACAGAAATTGTATTGGTCCTGTTTTACCCCCGAGAAGTGTTATGGGGAGTATGCCATCGCATCATCATTATTCAGCTCCAATGAATTTCCGGAAGGGAATACTAGCACACTGTTCATCAAGATGCATTGCTATTGTTTCAATATCTATTGTAATTCTGCTTATagtgttatttttattattaacag TTTTTGGTGTGTTAGTTTGGTCTCCAGCGAGCCCATGTACAGTTATTGTAGAAGATGATGCTCAAATATCAGCAGCTCGGAgtacaaattcaatttcaaatcgtTTTTCAAATACATCACTACATCAGAAAGCCGGACAAAATTCTGTGGAGTCGACATCATCGACAGTAATATCATCATCGACAACATCATCATCAGGTGTAACGAATAATCGTGGAGGTAATAAACTCTTGCCTAAAAAACGTGCCAAACGATTCCGAAGAAGTTTACGAGATCAGCATGTGACTACTACTGACGAATCTTTTACATTATCCGTAACAACGGATCCTGATTTACTAAGTTCTTTTCCTAGCTCGTCTACTATCGACGAATCTGTAACTAACACATTTACCACTAATCTCATTACTAATGATATGGAAGGAAGTACACTTGAATATGAAAGTCAAGATACGTTGACATATCCAGCGTCAAATACTGTCACCAGTAAATCTTCCCACACCGATTCGTTTTTTGAAAGTAATAAGGCGAAGAAAGAATCGAACAGTATTTTCCCGTATTACGAAAATGGTGAATTAGATATTGTCAACCTTAATGATACTTCAAACCATTCCATATCGAATTACTACCAGTACGCTTCTATCAATCACAGTAAACCTAGTGAACTTGAGGTGAAAACTCTGATGCCACCTTCAAGTCAAAAACATATAAAGTCGAAATTCGAAAGCGAAAGTGAAAAGGTAGATTCAGCTATTGATATCAATCAAACAAAGCCACCCGATAGATTGCTGAACACGATTGATCTAACGCCACATCATAGTGGAAAGCGAATTCTCGTGAATGTTTCCATTGCTACAGATTCAGGTTCTGGTTCAAATAGCCACGCTTTGTACTTTTTCCATGTATCTGTCCCGGATACCGAATCAGATGCAATCAAAAGAACAGAAAATAAATCGGAAAAAGAACATGTTTGCCCAAGTGAAGCTCCTCCGCCTATACCCCAATGTCCTTGCGAATGTGAAAGAACAAAAACAACACCGAAAAGCATTGGTCCAAATTATGAGTCTGTTTTGAGCACACAGCTGCCGAACAAAGCATCTAATAATGATCCGCATGTCACAGATAGTGAATTTTCTACGAAAACTTCCCCAGACAGAGAAAATACCGTCTGTTCAGAAGCACCAATATTGATATTAGAAG GTGCTAGAACATTTCCTGCACGTAGTTTTCCACCGGATGGAACAACGTTTGGACAAATAACACTCGGTCAAAAACTGACCAAGGAAATTCAACCTTACAGCTACTGGAATATGCAATTTTATCAGTCAGAACCGGCCTATGTAAAATTCGACTATAGTATACCGCGCGGTGCTTCAATTGGTGTGTATGGACGTAGGAACGCCCTGCCAACCCACACCCAGTATCATTTCAAGGAAGTGCTGAGTGGATTCAATGCCAGAACACAACGTTCCACCCAT CCGTCAGTTGTTCGAGAAGTGACACGTTTTCTGGAATCAGGACACTGGTTTATATCGCTGTACAATGACGATGGAGACGCACAAGAAGTGACATTTTACGCTGCCATTGCCGAAGATATGACACAGAATTGTCCAAATGGTTGTTCCGGAAATGGGCAATGTTTATTGGGGCACTGTCAATGCAATCCCGGATTCGGGGGTGATGACTGCAGCGAAAGCGTTTGCCCGGTCTTATGTTCGCAGCATGGAGAATATATTAATGGTGAATGCATATGCAATCCGGGATGGAAAGGCAAGGAGTGCTCATTGCGTCATGATGAATGTGAAGTTGCAGATTGTAGCGGCCACGGACACTGTAAGAGTGGAAATTGCCAATGCTTGCGGGGCTTCAAAGGGAATTTTTGTGAAGAAG ttgacTGCCCGCATCCAACGTGCTCAGGTCACGGTTTCTGTGCAAACGGTACATGCATCTGTAAGAAGGGATGGAAAGGACCTGATTGCGGTACAATGGATCAGGACGCCTTACAATGCCTACCGGACTGTTCGACACATGGAAGCTTTGATCTTGATAAACAAATTTGCATGTGCGAATCAAGGTGGACTGGTGACGATTGTTCGAAAGAGTTATGCGATTTAGACTGCGGACAGCATGGAAAATGTCTCGGAGAGACGTGCACTTGTGATAATGGATGGGGTGGAGAATATTGTAACACGAAATTATGCGATGCACGTTGTAATGAGCACGGACAATGTAAAAATGGCACATGTCTGTGTGTTACGGGCTGGAATGGAAAACATTGTACCATAGAAGGTTGTCCAAATGGTTGTTTGAATCATGGCCAATGTCGGGTTAGCGGTGAAGGTCAGTGGGAGTGTAGATGCTATGAAGGATGGGATGGACCTGATTGCGGAATTGCCGTGGAGCTAAGCTGTGGAGATAATAAGGACAATGATAAAG ACGGGTTAGTCGACTGCGAAGATCCTGAATGCTGTGCAAGTCATGTTTGTAAATCGACGCAATTATGcgtgtcagcaccaaaacccatCGATGTGCTGTTGCGCAAACAACCGCCTGCCATAACAGCATCATTTTTCGAACGAATGAAATTTTTAATCGATGAAAGCAGTCTACAGAATTATGCGAAATTGGAGACATTTAATGAAAG CGTATTTTGGAATTATTTCAATGCAAG TCGATCGGCAGTTATACGTGGACGTGTAGTCACATCGCTAGGTATGGGCTTAGTGGGAGTACGTGTAAGTACAGCCACTCCACTGGAAGGATTCACTCTTACACGCGATGACGGTTGGTTTGATCTGATGGTAAATGGAGGCGGAGCTGTTACTTTACGATTCGGAAGATCACCTTTCCGTCCACAAACAAGAATTGTTCAAGTCCCATGGAATGAAGTTGTCATCATAGATGTAGTGTCAATGTCAACAGCCGAAAACAATTACACACAATCTATCACGCATACATGCTTCTCACATGACTATGATACTATGAAACCAGTTGTTTTGGCGTCGTGGAAACACGGTTTTCAAGGAGCTTGCCCGGATCGTAGTGCTATTTTGGCTGAATCTCAAGTTGTTCAAGAGTCAATTCAAATTCCGGGTGCTGGGTTAAATCTAGTTTATCATAGTTCTCGTGCAGCAGGATATCTATCTACAATCAAGTTGCAGTTAACTCCTGATCAGGTACCCAAAACTTTACACTTGATTCATTTGCGTATCACAATTGAGGGCATTCTATTTGAAAGAGTTTTTGAAGCAGATCCAGGAATCAAATTTACTTATGCCTGGAATAGATTAAATATTTATCGCCAACGAGTTTACGGCGTAACAACGGCAGTCGTTAAGGTCGGATACCAATATTCCGATTGTCAGGATATCATCTGGGATGTACAAACAACGAAGTTGAGTGGACACGATATGAGTATTTCGGAAATTGGTGGGTGGAATTTAGACATTCACCACCGTTATAACTTTCATGAGGGTATTTTGCAAAAGGGCGATGGTTCTAATATTTATCTGAAGCATAAACCAAGAGTTATAATTACCACTATGGGAGACGGACATCAGCGACCATTAGAATGCTCAGATTGTAATGGGGTTGCTTCAAAGCAGAGGTTGCTAGCTCCAGTAGCGTTGGCATCGTCTGCGGACGGAAGCCTTTATGTTGGCGATTTTAATTACATTCGCCGCATAATGACGGACGGTACGGTAAAGACAGTTGTGAAACTAAATGCGACTAGAGTATCATATCGCTATCATATGGCCTTAAGCCCGTTAGATGGTACCCTGTATATATCTGATCCAGAATCACATCAAATCATCCGGGTTCGTGATAAAGATGATTTTACAGACCCCGAGCATAATTGGGAGCCAATAGTGGGCTCTGGAGAAAGGTGTctacctggagatgaagctcaTTGTGGAGACGGGGCACAAGCACGCGATGCAAAACTTTCATATCCGAAAGGTATAGCAATTACCAGCGACAATACTCTGTATTTCGCTGATGGAACTAACATTCGGATGGTCGATCGTGATGGCATTGTAACTACACTTATTGGGAATCATATGCATAAATCGCACTGGAAACCCATTCCATGTGAAGGAACCCTGAAATTAGAGGAGATGCATTTACGTTGGCCCACAGAGTTAGCTGTTAATCCTTTAGATGATACATTGCATATTATAGACGATCATATGATTTTAAGAATGACTCCAGATGGCAGGGTACGAATTGTATCGGGACGGCCGCTGCATTGTGCAACTGGTTCCGTGAACTTTGATAACGACTTGGCTACTCATGCCACACTTGTTATGCCACAGAGTATTGCGTTTGGTCCAATGGGCGATCTGTACGTAGCAGAAAGTGATTCTCAGCGTATAAATAGAATCAGAGTTATTGGCACTGATGGTAAGATAGTTCTCTTTGCTGGAGCCGAGTCAAAATGCAACTGTTTGGAACGAGGATGTGACTGCTTCGAAGCTGATCATTATTTGGCAACAAACGCCAAATTCAATACAATCGCTGCTTTGTCTGTTACACCAGATGGTTATGTGCACGTGGCAGATCAAGCCAACTATCGCATTCGTTCAGTAATGTCAAGCATTCCAGAAGCAGGTCCTTCAAGAGAATATGAAATATATGCTCCAGACTCGCAAGAAATTTATGTCTTCAATCGATTCGGGCAACATATAGCTACCAGAAATATTTTAACTGGTGAAGTAACTTATACATTCACCTATAACGTCAATACATCCAATGGGAAATTAAGCACCGTAACAGATGCAGCTCAGAACAAAATATTCTTACTACGGGATTATACGTCGCAAGTAAACTCTATTGAAAATACGAAGGGACAAAAGTGTAGACTCAGAATGACCAGAATGAAAATGTTGCATGAGTTAAACACTCCTGAAAATTACAATGTAACTTTTGAATATCATGGCCCAACAGGtctgttgaaaacaaaaatagaCTCAACGGGACGATCGAACGTTTACAACTACGATGAATTCGGTAGACTCACTTCAGCCGTCACTCCTACAGGACGTGTCATTGACTTATCTTTTGATCTGAGCATCAAAGGAGCAACTatcaaaattctggaaaattcaCAGAAGGAAGTTTCTATGTTGATACAGGGATCGAGTGTAGTTGTGCAGAATGGAGAAGCTCTAACAAAAACCATTGTAGATGCAGACGGTGGCACTACCAGCATCACACCGTGGAGTCACTCAGTACAAATGGAAGTTGTACCATATACAATTCTCTCCGAAATCAGCCCGATGATAGGAGAAAGTTATCCTGTCCCAGCAAAGCAACGAACAGAAATTGGAGGGGACCTGGCGAATCGTTTTGAATGGCGTTACTTTTCTCGAAGATCGCAAGCAGGAAAAGGGAATAAAGCTCAACGAATGAGTGGCTCATCGACTCAAGTTGGACGAAAACTACGTGTAAATGGTGAAAACATCTTAACATTTGAATACGATCGTGATACATCGTCAGTTTCCATTTATGTTGAAGATAAACAAGAATTGTTGAATGTCACTTACGATCGCACGGCACGACCGGTTTCATTCAAACCACAATCCGGTGAATATGCTCCAGTCGAATTGGAGTTTGATCGTTTCGGGCGGCTTGTTTCTTGGAAGTGGGGAAATCTAGAGGAAACATATATTTTTGATCGTTCAGGCCGTCTTAATGAAATTAAATACGGCGATGGCTCTTCTACGATTTATTCTTTCAAAGATATGATTGGCACCTTGCCACTGAAAATCACAACTCCTCGCAGATCTGATTATTTGTTGCAGTATGATGACACTGGAGCTTTACAATCACTAACTACACCCAGAGGACATATTCACTCATTTTCGCTTCAAACATCTTTGGGCTTCTTCAAATATCAGTATTACTCACCATTAAATCGTCATCCATTCGAAATTCTTTACAATGACGAAGGTCAGATTCTTGCAAAGATCCATCCCCACCAATCGGGCAAAGTGGTTTTCGTGTATGACAATGCTGGCAGATTGGAGACAATTTTAGCAGGGTTATCTTCGACCCGTTACGTCTATCAGGAAACCTCTGGCTTGACTAAGAGTGTAGAGGTCCAAGAACCCGGATTTGAACTTCGCCGTGATTTCAAATATCATGCTGGTATTCTGAAAGATGAAAAACTACGCTTTGGATCGAAGAACTCCTTAGCTTCAGCTCACTTTAAATACCAGTATGATGGCAATGCCCGGCTTAACGCTATTGAAGTTGAAGTATATGAGAAGATACTACCAGTGATGCGCTTCAAATACAACCAGAATTTAGGCAATTTGGAAGCGATtaatgatttcaaaatttcaagaaatGCATTCAACCGGACCGTCGTTCAAGACTCTGCGAAACAATTCTTTATTATCACTGATTTCGATGAGCATGGCAGAGTTAAAAGTGTGTTGATGAACATAAAATCGTTTGATGTTTTTCGGCTCGAGCTCGATTATGATTTAAGAAACCGTATAAAATCACATAAAACAACTTTTGGTCGATCCACCTCATATGATAAAATCAACTACAATGCGGATGGACATGTGATGGAAGTAATTGGGACAAACAATTGGAAGTATATTTATGATGAGAATGGGAATATCGTAGGATCGATGGATGAAGGGGACAAGGTCAACTTTGGGTACGATATTGGCGATCGTGTAATTCAAGTGGGCGAAGTGGAACTCTATAATTATGACTCACGAGGATTTGTTATTCGTAGAGGCGAACAGAAATATAGGTATAATAACCGAGGACAGTTAATTCATGCGTTTGAGAGAGATAAATTCCAAATTTGGTATTATTATGATGATAAGGCTCGCCTGGTTGCATGGCATGATGATAAAGGAAATATAACGCAATATTACTACACCAACCCAAATACGCCGTCGCTTGTAACACATCTCCATTATCCGAAGTCCGGAGAAACGATGAGATTCGTTTATGATGATCGGCAAATGCTTATAGCAATTGAAACGGCTGATCAAAGATACTACGTAGCAACAGATCAAAATGGCAGTCCTCTAGCCTTCTTCGATGTTAGTGGAAGTATAGTGAAAGAGATAAAGCGGTCACCGTTCggtaaaataataaaagatagCAATCCCGACCTTTACGTGCCTGTGGATTTCCATGGTGGAATATTGGATCCAAATTCTAGGCTAGTCTATCTAGAAAGAAGATTATACGATCCAACAGTTGGACAATGGTTGACGCCGCTTTGGGAAATTCTGGCAACAGAAATGATTCTCCCTTCAGACGTATTCATCTATCGTTTCCATAACAATGACCCTGTTAATCCCAAAGAACCGTTTAATTATATGATTGACATCGAATCTTGGCTGCGATTATTTGGATTCGACATTCGAAAGATTCAAAGCAGCAAATACAGACAAGAACAGCAACAATATAAACCGCAATCTACCATCAAATCTTCATTCCTAGCCCCGGATTTCGGAGTGATGTCTGGCCTACAATGCATTGTTGAGAAAATTGACGAGAAGTTCAGCGACTTTGATTTTATTCCGAAACCTCTATTGAAAATGGAACCGAAAACTAGAAATTTACTGCCGAGAATAGCGTACCGTCGTGGAGTTTTTGGAGAAGGTGTGCTAATTTCAAAGATCGGAGAGCGTGCCATGGTTAGCGTTGTAGATGGGAGCAACAGCGTGGTACAGGATGTTGTGTCATCAGTGTTTAATAACTCATTCTTCCTCGATATTCACTTTAGTATACATGATCAGgatgtattttatttcattaaggATAATGTCCTTAAACTGCGTGATGACATGGAAGAGTTGCGCCGCCTTGGTGGCATGTTCAATATATCTGCACATGAAGTTAGTGATCATGGGGGAGCAGAAGCCAAGGAACTTAGACTGCATGGTCCAGATGTTGTGGTTATTATTAAGTATGGAGTTGATCCAGAACAGGAAAAACACCGAATTCTTAAGCACGCCCATAAACGGGCCGTCGAACGAGCGTGGGAACTTGAAAAGCAACTCGTTGCTGCAGGTTACCAAGGTCGTGGAGACTGGaccgaagaagaaaaggaagagcTTATTTCACATGGGGACGTGGACGGTTGGATCGGGGTTGATATTCATAGTATCCATAAGTATCCACAATTAGCAGACGATCCAGGCAATATCGCTTTCCAACGCGACGCAAAACGCAAACGCCGAAAAACTGGTTTTCATAAAGTCAGACGATATGCAATAACATGA